A genomic segment from Agelaius phoeniceus isolate bAgePho1 chromosome 2, bAgePho1.hap1, whole genome shotgun sequence encodes:
- the AGPAT3 gene encoding 1-acyl-sn-glycerol-3-phosphate acyltransferase gamma, translated as MGFIAFLKTQFIVHLLIGFVFVVSGLIINFIQLCTLLLWPINKQLYRRVNCRLAYSLWSQLVMLLEWWSGTECTLFSDEATVKTFGKEHVIIILNHNFEIDFLCGWTMTERFGVLGSSKVLAKRELLYVPLIGWTWYFLEIVFCKRKWEEDRDTVIEGLKRLSDYPEYMWFLLYCEGTRFTETKHRISMEVAESKGLPKLKYHLLPRTKGFTTAVQCLRGTVSAVYDVTLNFRGNKNPSLLGILYGKKYEADMCVRRFPLEEIPQDEKEAANWLHKLYQEKDALQEMYNQEGVFPGKQFKPPRRPWTLLNFLFWATVLLSPLFTFGFGVFASGSPLLILAFLGLVGAASFGVRRLIGVTEIEKGSSYGNQEFKKKE; from the exons ATGGGCTTCATTGCCTTCCTGAAGACCCAGTTCATAGTTCACCTCCTCATTGGGTTTGTCTTTGTTGTCAGTGGACTGATCATTAACTTCATCCAACTATGCACGCTGCTCCTCTGGCCCATCAACAAGCAGCTCTACCGCCGAGTAAACTGTCGCCTTGCCTATTCCCTGTGGAGCC AGTTGGTAATGCTGCTGGAATGGTGGTCAGGCACAGAGTGCACCCTGTTCTCAGACGAGGCCACGGTGAAAACCTTTGGGAAGGAACACGTCATCATCATCCTGAACCACAACTTTGAGATCGACTTCCTGTGCGGCTGGACGATGACAGAGCGCTTTGGAGTGCTGGGG AGTTCCAAAGTTCTTGCTAAGAGAGAGCTGCTCTATGTGCCCCTAATCGGCTGGACGTGGTACTTCCTTGAGATTGTTTTCTGCAAAAGGAAATGGGAAGAGGACAGAGATACAGTCATTGAGGGATTGAAACGTTTGTCTGATTATCCTGAATATATGTGG TTTCTGCTGTACTGTGAAGGAACTCGTTTCACAGAGACCAAGCACCGCATCAGCATGGAAGTAGCTGAATCTAAGGGGTTGCCTAAACTGAAATACCACCTGTTGCCCAGAACCAAAGGTTTCACCACTGCTGTCCAGTGTCTCAGGGGAACAG ttTCAGCAGTGTATGATGTAACACTAAATTTCAGAGGAAACAAGAACCCGTCTTTATTAGGAATTCTTTATGGAAAGAAATATGAAGCAGATATGTGTGTAAG GAGATTTCCTCTGGAAGAGATCCCTCAAGATGAAAAGGAAGCTGCAAACTGGCTTCATAAGCTTTACCAGGAAAAG GATGCTTTGCAAGAGATGTATAATCAGGAAGGTGTATTTCCTGGGAAGCAGTTTAAACCTCCTAGGAGACCATGGACTCTCCTAAACTTTCTTTTTTGGGCCACAgttctcctctctcctctcttcacaTTTGGCTTTGGAGTTTTTGCAAGTGGATCACCTCTCCTTATCCTTGCCTTCCTGGGACTTGTAGGAGCAG CTTCCTTTGGAGTTCGTAGACTGATAGGAGTAACTGAAATAGAAAAAGGCTCCAGCTATGGCAACCAGGAATTCAAGAAAAAGGAATAA